In Carya illinoinensis cultivar Pawnee chromosome 10, C.illinoinensisPawnee_v1, whole genome shotgun sequence, one DNA window encodes the following:
- the LOC122279699 gene encoding gibberellin 2-beta-dioxygenase produces the protein MVVLSQAALKDYSLIKTCKPSGSMFTGIPVVDLSDPEAKTLVVKACEFGIFKVVNHGVPMEFINKLEAEALRFFNLPQCEKDRSGPPKPFGYGNKRIGPNGDVGWIEYILLHTNNLDAISQKSLFTFLENPEMFWSAVDHYVSAVKKMACEMLELIADGLEIEPRNTLSRLLKNEKSDSCFRLNHYPPCLDLQTFSGRNLIGFGEHTDPQIISVLRSNNTSGLQICLRDGTWASVPPDQNSFFINVGDSFQVMTNGRFKSVKHRVLAPHTKSRLSMIFFGGPPLNEKIAPLASLMAEGEESLYKEFSWCEYKRSAYKSRLGDYRLALFEKSASQ, from the exons ATGGTGGTTCTTTCTCAGGCAGCATTAAAGGACTACTCTCTTATCAAAACATGCAAGCCCTCCGGTAGCATGTTCACCGGAATTCCAGTGGTGGACCTCTCAGACCCTGAGGCCAAGACCCTCGTAGTGAAGGCCTGTGAATTTGGGATCTTCAAGGTGGTCAATCATGGAGTTCCAATGGAGTTCATAAACAAGTTGGAAGCTGAAGCACTCAGGTTCTTCAACTTGCCGCAGTGTGAGAAAGATAGGTCTGGCCCTCCCAAGCCATTTGGCTATGGCAACAAGAGAATTGGCCCCAACGGTGACGTGGGTTGGATTGAATATATTCTCCTCCACACCAATAATCTCGATGCCATCTCCCAGAAATCACTCTTCACTTTCCTGGAAAACCCAGAAATGTTCTG GTCTGCTGTGGATCATTATGTTTCGGCAGTAAAGAAGATGGCTTGTGAAATGTTGGAATTGATTGCTGATGGGCTGGAGATTGAGCCCAGGAATACGTTGAGCAggcttttgaaaaatgagaaaagtgACTCTTGTTTCAGGCTAAACCACTATCCGCCATGCCTAGACCTCCAAACATTCAGCGGAAGAAACTTGATTGGGTTTGGAGAGCACACAGACCCTCAGATCATTTCTGTCCTAAGATCAAACAACACCTCAGGCCTGCAAATCTGTCTGAGAGATGGAACTTGGGCTTCAGTCCCACCTGATCAGAACTCCTTTTTCATCAATGTTGGCGATTCCTTTCAG GTAATGACTAATGGGAGGTTCAAGAGTGTGAAGCATAGGGTTTTGGCTCCCCATACAAAATCAAGGCTTTCAATGATCTTCTTTGGAGGGCCACCTTTGAATGAAAAGATAGCACCTTTAGCCTCACTCATGGCAGAAGGTGAGGAAAGCTTGTACAAAGAGTTCTCATGGTGCGAATACAAAAGGTCTGCCTACAAGTCAAGGTTGGGTGATTATAGACTAGCTCTCTTCGAGAAATCTGCCAGCCAATGA